The Sabethes cyaneus chromosome 3, idSabCyanKW18_F2, whole genome shotgun sequence DNA window AATTTATCAGGCAACTGGCGCGGAGTGAAACGAGCATTATCGCGTTCCTTTATGACATCCTTGGCAGCGATACCGTAAACCGGTGTCAAATCAATATTTTGAGTTTCCAGATACTGACGGCATTGCAGTGATAGATAATCGCCACCCAAAGGAGACTTAACCACCGCCTGACTTAATACATAGCCCTCCTAAAAACATTAGATATTATATTAGAACACATCCCCACTAACCGCAGGTGTACTTACATGAACTGGAACCGCAGAGGTATGAGTCGCGCCACTATCTACAACTAAAGCCGTTGCCCTGCCATTCGCAAAAGCGGCGAGGACAGCATTTTTAACTAAGAAGAATGCAGGAACACtatatttttcaaacataaGCTCCGTCAAACGTTCTCTGTTGTTGCGCACATTCCAAGCCGCTTCCGAGAAAAGAACCGGATGATACATTGACTCCGATTGGATAACCTTAAAGAACATTATGTAAAACCTTTTCATTTTCGATGTTTATAAGTAATACTTACCTTAGCGTAGACATAATCTAACACCTTCTCAAATAGGTCCCAATTGTCTACCATACCATCCTTCATGTAAGTTTGGATTTCCATGTTCGATCGCGGAACACTGACGAATGTGGTGTCGACATAGTACTTATTTGCTGCAAAACAACCATCGCagataaacatacatatgtatTGCTATTCTTCGACAAACTACAAAATGGAATACTTACTGCTACCCACATTATTGTCCGCTTTCGTTTCCAAATCACTGTTTAGAGGAGCATCACCCGGTCCAACGCCGACAACAGAAGGGATCTCCGCTTTCGGAGTGTCTTCTTGTGCGTAACCAACGCGCAAAGAATGGTGACCAGGATCAAACACGAGAGCACCGATTTCATCACCACCGTACAGCATTCCACCAGCACTCATTGTAATTGTTAATGGTTACTGTTTCAGCACTTGTACTCGCTAAAAGattatttaaataaaacaaatcactTCACTAAAATCGTTTCACCTAACCGGCGTCTCTTCACTTTTTATCCTTTTTATAGTTTACGTTTTGTAAATGAAAATGACAGAGCCAAAGAGCTAAAGCTGAGAGCAACAAAATGTCACCCAGAGCAGGGTTGTACAAAACAAGTTGAAAAGCGTTGAATAAAAATGAcgttctacactcttaaatgtgtTCACCCGTAATTTGGTTGGATTTACCTACAACTtcgttaaaactactcaaaatgcccttaaactCAGAtcttgagtagtttttcaacctagagtgactatatacagtgtggcgacaatgtcaaaattggaatgataattatctgtcagtgtcattccaatcgagcagacgacctatccaacgcgtatgcaggaaagagaaaaaaaaaccttggaaaaaccgaactgcatacatttgggatgacatgtcgccactctgtatatagtcactttatttcaaccaaaaaattagtaGTACAGGAACGAGGGGCAAGagactgttgaaaatatattacttttccctatggaaatattttttcaacggtAATAAATTTACCGTTCCCACCAATAATATAATCTAAAGCCCTTTAAAGTTATATACGTTTATATGGCTTTAATAGGgtctaatatattaatatatgataatattatgaagtgtcttgcacCTCGTACAGGatcttaaaagtgcgttatttgtcacagttaTCGATAGCtaatagccaaaattggttgaattttttacccaaaagttgagtttgtacactttaaggacattttgagtagtttcaaccaactTTAAACTAAATCCGGCCTATTTACatgtagaatcatttaagagtgtaaaatacaatgaaaaaaacacatACTTGCTCGTTTTTCATTAagatcgacgaatttgtttcatttcgaatttaatttttcatttcggcaGCCGTCCACATTATATCACGAACATCATTCTCATACATTCTTCTCTACGTCGCGTGTCCTGGGTCCCATACAaactttgtttcaaaatttgtcatCAACCGAGGGGCAAGATACTGTTGacaatacagcaaagtttcgttaattggtggttcgttaattgggcggttcgttaattgggtgttcgctaattgggctatgtgacaacttgaatatcaaaattgtatggagttttcgagtttagaaatttctaacaactgtcagtcggcccaattaacgaattcaggctgtatattacttttccctatggaaatattttttcaagcaacctttcccacccataatataacctaGAGCCCTATAAAGTTATACATTTATAAGGCGTTAAAAGGGCTAATATATTAACTTGatattaatatatgataatattatgaagtgtcttgcccctcatCTTCAACCTCTACTACCACCGCTATgggaggcggcttcagctgacatCATTCATGACAGCCCCATAAAAAATGCCTCCTAATTTTCCCTCTATTTAGTTGGTTCGCGTAGGGTGAATCGCCCTATTTTGCTTCCTACGAATCGGCCGATTCTTGCAACAT harbors:
- the LOC128742647 gene encoding actin-like protein 6A; its protein translation is MSAGGMLYGGDEIGALVFDPGHHSLRVGYAQEDTPKAEIPSVVGVGPGDAPLNSDLETKADNNVGSTNKYYVDTTFVSVPRSNMEIQTYMKDGMVDNWDLFEKVLDYVYAKVIQSESMYHPVLFSEAAWNVRNNRERLTELMFEKYSVPAFFLVKNAVLAAFANGRATALVVDSGATHTSAVPVHEGYVLSQAVVKSPLGGDYLSLQCRQYLETQNIDLTPVYGIAAKDVIKERDNARFTPRQLPDKLTTSWQQYMLKGLLQDFQMSVVQVLETPYDERTAAQIPAVHYEFPNGYHQDFGPERFKLAESLFDHTMLGAGQLASTSVGMCDADVRLSLYGSVVVTGGNTLLPGFPERLNRDLQHRAPSNTRLKMISANGSVERRFGAWIGGSILASIGTFQQMWISSQEYEESGKSQVERKCP